A segment of the Cinclus cinclus chromosome 3, bCinCin1.1, whole genome shotgun sequence genome:
TAGGCTCAAGGCCTTTCTCAAGATTCAGATGACTCCTTATGAGTCCCTCAAAGGCAAGTGTCTGCTCTGCACAATAAGAATTATACTGCCACGTGGGGGAGCTTGTGCTGTGGCTAATGCTCATCGCTTCCAGATCAAGAGAAAAGGACAGCTCAGCAGCGTTAGAGGACAGCAGCCACTGGAAACTGTTCTGGAGAGGCTGGTTGAAAAACCCGACACATGCATAGATAGTGCACACACACTTCATTAAAGATGCTCCTTTTCAAAATTATCTTGGGTAACAGTCATTGTTTTGCCTTGACAAAGCAGACAAATCCATAGCTTATAAAATGTAACTCATAAAAATTTACAACTTCTAGTTGCCCTTAGCCTGGTAAAATAATAGAATTTaaattggaaaagacctgtaaGATCCCTGAATCCATCTATTCAATAGCGTGGTcaaatccaccactaaaccatgtccctaagtgccacataaACTAGATCATTATCAGAATGACAGAtcaagtaaaatgaaaattcctATATTTTAAAGGGAtaagtaaagcaaaacaagtAATGAGGATCAGTTCCAGATCCTCAATGAGATTATTAAGAAACACAACCATTAGACTGGAGCCAACTTTACTCCTTGCTGACCCATGTTTGCTTGCAAAGCCATCTTGACAGCTGGAGTAAAAACAGGTGAACCAGCAATCCAAAAGGCAAGGAACCTGTCTGATCATATTGACCATATAGATGGACTTGGAGTCTGTTTGAAAACCCTTAAAATCACAACTGTACCTCAGAGACAAAACCCGAGTTAAAACTCAGCTCTCAAGTAATTCAGGAAATAAACAATCTGGTAGCCTGAGGAGATGAAAAATGGCGGGGGGcgggggtggttgggtttttttggttttttttcgtTTGGGGATGggttgtttagtttttttttgtgtgtgtgtgtacgtgGGGTAGGTTGTCTCATTCTCTTTTAAAACCACACAAATAGTCTGAAAGCGGTTTGTCGTTATGAAGAAGGCTGGCCATGTGGATAGGGAAGACAGCTGGCGGCAGTCCAGCCTTGAGCTGCACCCCTGAACCACCGGGCAAAGACCTCTCACAAGCATCGCAGTGTGTTGCCAGCAGAACACCTCTGATCGCGGGCACCTCCCGTCACGGCAGGGCGGGCAGGGCGCCGTGGGGCAGCGGCAGGGGCGGGCTCAGCAGCCGGCGGGGCGGTCCCGATCCCGTTCCCGGTCCCGATCCCGTTCCCGGTCCcgatcccggtcccggtcccggtgcGTGCGAGGCGCGGGCGCAGCGGCGGCCCCGAGGCGGGAGGATGCGGGCGGCGCCCGGGGCGCAGCCGGACCGGCCTTTCAAGCTCAGGAAGAGTCTCGGTAGGGGCGCGGAGGGGCTgcgcggggtgggggggggggctgcGCGCACTCCTAacgctcctctcctctctcctctgcccCGCAGCCACCCGGCGGGAAGAAGTAGCGGGGATCCGAGCCAAGTTCCCGACAAAAATCCCGGTAAGTCTCTGGTTTGTTATCGGAGGTTGTTGCCGCTGTTTAAGGAAAAAAGCGTgtgaggggagggaaagagACCTGGATGTTTTAGGGTTTGCTAAGTGTGACTCTAATTAAAACAGGTAATTGTTGAGAGATACCAGAAGGAGAAATACCTTCCTCTCTTGGACAAAACCAAGTTTCTGGTTCCCGAGGAACTAACCATGGCACAGTTCATAACCATCATCAGGTGGGTAGTGGATACTGGTGGGTTAGAGCTGTACCTGGGcttggctgctcctccccaagAAGGCATTTCCTAGTGTGCTGCTGGGGACATCTTGCTTCCTTAGGTGGTTAGGAGGATAAAGGTGTTGGTAATGTAATGGCTTCCCTCTCTTGCAAGTCCGAAGTTGTTATTAGAAGACAATCAACAGATGTTTTCACAGGTGCACTTGGGGGAAAAATATGGTCTTTTTGAGATTCATAGTCCCCTCCTCCCAAATTGTAGTGAAAAAAGGCTATATAAGACTCCTGTTCTCTTCCTGCCTCATGGACTGGTTACTGGGGCTCTGTGATCTTGTTCTGCTTATGACTGTCACTGCCTTGCTCTTTTACTGCACCTAGTTGGATTTGCTCAAGTTCAAAGCCACTCTTGAATGTGTATGAAATGAAATGTGCTGCTAAATTGTTCTTTATGAAACATTACAGCTGTCTTCCAAAATATTTAGGGGTATTTTCTGACAAACTATGAAGCTATATTTTTCCGCACGCTTATTAAAGTATGGAAAAAGTCTTTCTAGATCATAACTTCTGTAAAAGATGCTTTTGGACAATGTAGATCATAGTCCTTGTATGTAATGTCTCTGTAAAGGACTTGCTTTTTAATGGTGGGCTTTACAGTAAATGTAACAGACTGGAGCTGGAATCCTTTACAAAACCTGCACTACAGAAGCTTTTGGTTTCTATTCACACTTCTCCCCGGTAACTGGGAACTCCAGACCCATGCTCAGTAGCACCTTTAGTGTAGCCATGTAAGCCTTTCCTCAGAGCACAGGCCTTTGagctcctgctgatggagatgTTAAACCACGTAATAACTTTACACAGCATTTCTTGTACCTACTTCATGTGACTGCTCTGCTTAATGTATGTCACAGACTGAAGCTGAAACCACATTCAACTTGCTAATGcctatttttctcctctttttcatTTAGAAGCAGGATGGCTCTAACAGCTACACAAGCTTTCTACCTGCTGGTGAATAACAAAAGCCTAGCCAGTATGTCTTTGACAATGGCAGAAGTGTACAGGGACTACAAAGATGAAGATGGCTTTGTGTATATGACCTATGCTTCACAGGAGATGTTTGGATGCTTATTACCCACTGCCCAAGGGAAAACTATGGAATGCTTTCAGAAAACTTAAGATTGGGTTCGTATGCTGCAGCAAAGCAGTTTGCTCTGAATCATGCCTGTAACGTGAACCTCGGAGATGCTCCTTCCAGTGTGAGCTCTTGAGCTCTGTAGTGGGAGTTATGACCCAAAAGCTGGCAGGACCAGCTTAAGACAGAAATGGTGGTACACTTTCCCTAGGTAATAATTtggatatatatttttatatttgaagaCACTATGggttaggtttttttcttttgaactgCACATCCACTGTTTTGAAATATCAGTCTTTGCTGTCTAACTGATTTTTAAGGTTTCCTGAAAGCCTAAGTCTAAGAGTAAAATAAAGAACCTTTTAAGTATTGAGTTGAATGTTAATTTTAATCTGGGgaaaaactgtaaaaatgtGTCTAGGAGAAGATCCTATGATAATTTTGCATGAAACACTGCTTGCACAGCTACTCTGAATTTTTGAATGGAATATCAGAGTTTGTGTCACCCATGAACAAAACCATAACTATGAGAGGTTTATTTAAGGTAGGTACCTGAGCTGCAAGATTAAGTAGTAGTGCCAGAGCAGTGTTAAGTTTAACACTGAATAAACTGTCAGCTGTTAGAGAAAACACTGTATGTGGTATAGATAACTCTTTGTTTAAATAGGCAAACTGATTGCTAGTCAGCATAACTGAAATGTAGATAGCAGGACTTGAAGAGTAATCGGGTTTCAAGAGTTATTTTCTTGCTGCTAAATTTTACTAGCATGGTTACTCTAGATACTGTCATACCCATCCCCCACAGGCACCTGCTTGTCAGATACCCTGTAGGACTTCAGTGAGCCTTCTCTCAACGATAGAGCCAAGTCATATACACTGTGATCAAGAGATATTACAGAGTTCCTGAAAAATGttggaaatataaaaaaataccaTGTAGTAAAGTGTTGATTCATCTTAATATACAGGCTTGGTTCCTATAAACATGTATTAAAGGAACACTTGACACGAGCTTTAGTCTGAAGTATAGTTCAAGCTGTCTTCCCTGTATGTGAGGAATGCATTGGAAAGCTGAAAGTGCTCTGATCATGCATGATCAACTAAAAACACCaggtaatttaaaaatctgttacaGTTTGCAGTCAGCCTCTGGCAGCCTCAGTTTAGGAATGGTCAAATTGTTACCGTATGATGCAATTCTGTTCAGTACTAAACTGCAGAATGATTAATGTAAGAATTACTAGACTGCAAAGAAGTAAGTGTTGACAGTATTTAAGTTATGAATAAGGAAGGAATGTGTAAGCTTTTTGCAGTGTTTCTCTTGCATTAATAATCTCTCGAACATGAAGCTCTGAGCAGAGCCTCTAAACCAGGTGATTTGGAGGAGTACCACTACCCGCTGTAGTGATGTTTGCCAACTCGTGTTTCATGAGCTGAGGAACAAAGAAATCATTGAACTGACCTGTGGAAAGGATAAGTCTATGTTCGTATAGGTTATAAAAACATGTGGGCTTTGGGATCCCAGAATCAGTTGCTTGTATATATTTCACTTATGCTTGTAATGGAAACAGTTTCCATTGCACAAATTGAACTGGAATAGTCATTTGTCACTAGCCCTTCAGGGAAGCAGAGACACCTGCTTGGCAGGGGCACCACACAGAAATGCTGAACAGCTGTGAGAACTTTGGGGTGGGGGAAGCAAGGGGAGTCTTTCTGTCTTCAAGCTCTCTTGCCAGTCTAGCATTGGACTAATATTTGCTTCAATGGCTCCTCTGTCTTCCTGTCTTGTGTGATACTTGGTATATGAAGAGAAGCACTGCAGTTTCTTGGCTGGAACAATTTTGTCTGGCAGCCAGCTTTCTTTGGTTTGTAATGTACTGTGGCTGAGAGTGTTGATCCCTCCAGCATTTATTAACATTAGGTTATGGTGTCTACAGGCTGCATCACAGCCAAAAAAGTTGCACAAGGAGAAGGTCAGTTGCAGGTAAAGAGCATCATTATAAACTTGCTTAAACTGGCCTGACAAACCTAGAAAGAAGTCCTGTTAACTGGGAAAGCATCATTGGCTAATAGTAATAGACTTGCCCTTCTATCAGGTGTTGAAGAAGATAGGATATTAACTATCAAAGATAGTTTTCATGAAGTCATAAAAATAAACTAGGAGTTAGGTGCCCAAATAATTCTGTTGTCCTGCTTGTGGAATTGCCTTGGTATGATTAGAAGGTTTGAATTTAACCCATTCTCTCTTGAAGTGCAAAGAACAAGGATTagaaaagaagcaaacagaaaaacttgCTCTGACTGACATATGCAACTGAGATAACTGCAGTGACTTCCAATGTAGCTGCTGTTTGAAGAGCTAATATTTGCTTAAGCAAATACTTATTGATTAGAAACAGGTGTGGTTTTTTCAATGAAGGACACAATGCTGTGTTAAGCAGATTTTATACTTTCCAATGTGCCACTAATGTAAAAAGAGATGGCAGAGATgccatttgttttttaaaagttttatctTCATGATATGGACTTGTGTTCATTATAACTAAGGTATCCACcagagaacagaaaacattctgTGGATACTTCTATTTCTTCCATAGACTACCAGCTCAATTCCAGAAGATGCTCAGTGCTCTGGCCTCAAATATAAACCAAATCAACCTGAAGGATATGGAATATTAGAGTGGTATGAGGGCCTTTCTTGAAGAGTGGTCTTTGAGAGAAGTATGTCCTATAGCTATCTACAATCCCAGCTACAACCTGTGCACAATGCTTTATGGAATGCAAATTGACATTTGTTGCTGCAAGGCAAACATGATAACCTCAGCCTGGGCATTAGCACACATAAGCAACATCAGGAGCTTTCCAAACTGTTTGGATTTAAAAATGATGTTTTGgtagaataaataaatgaataggAACACTAATCTTCTCGTTCAAGGCAATAACACTTGAACTTAGATAGgctttttcattgttttccctTGCTAACTATTTACAGATGGTAGTAGTTtcaggataaaaatattttaatattttacacaCACTGAGTGACAGATGGTATCCTCTGCTGCAAATAACTTGCTTTGTTTGGGTAAGATACAGAAAATTAGGAAGGCTGAATGAGATAATAGGACAGAATATAGCCTTCAGCATCAAATTGCCCTGCTATATATTCTCCTTTCAAGAAAGCCTGTAGAAAAATTATAAGGAGAACACCTAAGCAGgacagaaacttttttttttaaaccagtgtTTTAACTTATGCACTATGAAGTGAGAGGGGGGAGAGTGGAAGGGTTTCTATGGAAAACCTCCAAGGGATCCCTGAGGGTGGTTGAGAAATGCGATTTCATATGTTACAGTGTCTATATACAAAACTTGTAATGGCATATATACTTCCCTCAAGAACCACTGTTCCAGAAATCTTTCAAGATAAATCTCCTGAATCTTAGAATAGCCCCCACTTTTAATAGCTTTTAATCAACCCataagagagagaagaaaaaaaaaaaaaaagagagaaccaAAACCAGACTTCTGCCCATAAATACATGCTTAGTTTCTTTAGCTTTCCTAAGGTGCTTTGTAATGTTAGCTCTACCCACTTCTCTCCCCTGATGCTTTTAGATTGGTTCCTAGGAGTTTAAGTTAGCTACTACTTGTTCTTATACAGTCCACAATATGCAAGGGTAGTTATTGCATAATAAATAACAGTCTGATCCTGGAGGGAATATTACTTTAATGAAATTAGTAATGCCCTTAAAGCTTTTCTCTAGGAAGTTGTATCACTCCCTGCCTCCTGTATTTCATATGGTGCCTCTCTTGTGATTCTGTGCTGAGTGGCCCAAACAGCACTGTCCTTTTCCCTGCAGTGGCAGACCCTCAGAAGGGAGGGAGTGTGCCTGCCTGGATACACATGGAGCTTCcagagcaggcaggcagggactgaGGAGGGGCTGCTTGGGCCACTCAGCACTTACATCATGTCTGTCAGGGACTGTAAAGGCCCTTTCTGAGGCTGCCTGTGATTTATTCCAGGGTGGGCTTGGCTGATGGTGTTTAttattgcaaatatttcaaGACCCCGGCTTTACTTTCTGTGTATAACAGCATAGTCTGGATCTTAATCAGACCTTCAGCTCAAGCCTGTTTTATGTAAGAAATGCTATTGATTGCATGGTCCTTGATGCTGTTGACCAAAACATGTCTAATAGAcctaaaatttatttctcattctcAAAAATAGAGCCAAGACTTTACAGCCTGACAAATGGATTTCCAGGGAAATCTTTAGGTCAGCTAACCAGTGGgtgaggaagagggaaggagTGAGCCAGGGGGTTAAGCATGCAGATCAGTGCTCCCACCCAAAGCAGCTGCAACCATAGCATGCTGGCCTGTGACTGCCCAGAGAGCCTGAGCATCAGTGTGATCTCACTAAGGCAACTATTACACCCATTAGCTTACAAAGAGAACTTATGAGAAAGAAACACATGCTCACAGATGGAGGGTGGATATAGCCTTTTCCTGAACAAAACATGAACTCtgtcaatggaaaaaaacacacaaaatggTGCTGAAAGGCAGACATGGCAAATAAAGAAATTCTATTCTTGGTGCTGGCACTACTTCACAAGGCAACTTGGCCCTTACTCTGAGAACTTAAAAACTTCATGTCAAGTGATGGATAGGAGTATGGTCTCTGTCTGACCCTTCTCCCCAAGAATGCTGCATCTGttctcaaaaattaaaaatcagagatGTGAGCTGCATATTTGAATGCTGACTGTCTGAGGAAGATTAACTCATTTTCCAGCAGCTTGATGCATTAGTCacctacagaaataaaagagcCATCGATAGtaaaaacagctgctgtgctgcaggtgagggcagaATCACCAGCTTAGTGCAGACACATCTGTGCTGTCTAGACTGTCAGGGTAACCCAAGCATTGCAGGGGTTATGAAGATAATTTTGCTATTTGAAATTATATTGGCTCTGCTATAAACCTGTCAAAACTGTCAAGAGAGGCCTCAGGAGAAACTGCATTTTCCTAGGAGGCAGCTgaatttggtttaaaaattcATCTTTTTCAGCCATCCTCTTATACACTGATTTTgttctcattcttttttttttggaaagggaCCAGGCCTTCTGTGTTTGCAGACCCTGGGTACAGGTTCCAAGATTGCTGAAAATTATAcataatatattataaatattaaaattataaataacaAACTTGTATGGTAATTAATAGCTGTTCTGCTATTGTAATTCAGCCTGTGTTGAACCCACAAAATTTGGCTGTGCCTTAGTCACTCAGCTTTCTAAGCCTCTGTCAGGTCTGGAGCAGCAGTTTAAATGAGATGGCTGTGGACATTACTGCAATTTGGGTAAATCCCCCCTTCAAGTACATTTTATTGGAACAAAAGTTCTTGAACCAGCTGAAGAACAGCTGTGTGGGTTAGCCTTGCTCACCAATGGGAACCATTTTTGCTAGAGGTGCAAGAAGGTAGGTTAATGTAGTGGCTTAATTTCATACCCCAGCTCATCCAGATGATTTTGGCAGCAGGATGCCATGCAGTGCAGGCTGGTGAGAGATCACAACTTTCAGGAGGGGTCTGGTGCAAAGGAGGGCTGTCACAAAAACTGGAGGGTAGAAATGCTGCTGGTATAGTTAGACCTTGAAGATTATATGGGTCTGCAGTCTAGTCCATGTCAGGATGTCTTACATAAATACCTGTCCTTAAAGGAAGGTTTCCCTTGTTTCTCACATCCAAGGCAGCTGGTCCACCAGGCAAGTGTTGAGCAAGATTATTGTCATGTGCTTCATGGAGCAGCCTCCTTGTAACTCAATAGATAAAGAACTGGGAAGACCCTGCTAtgactcctttttctccctgaagAGGACAAGCCACAAACTCCACACTGTACACTCCCAGTAGCTGCTGTCTCTCTGGACCCAGCATAGCAAATCAACTTCTGCTGCCAGAAGCTAGGGTCTTTGTAGGTAAAGCCCAGAGTGACAGCAGAGGTGTGTGGCTAAGGGGCTTGAACCCAGATCCCAAAGTAAAACCCCAGCCTACCTTctctttctaaaaataaactATGCAACTGCAGGGTCTGTGAGAGGCTGCAATTTTACTAGTGGAAAATTTAGGCAAAACCCAATAAAATAAACGAAGCAATTCCAGTAGAATCCAGGGCAGGCACTGAAATTAGTGTCTGGAGCCATAAAGGCTGCAGAGCTAAAGCTGCCATGTTACAATTCATGGGATGAACCACTTACCCACAGGTGGTGGAGAGAAGGAAAGGTCAAGCACTCCAGCAGACATAGAATCTTTCATGTTTAAGTTTCTGGAAAgcttttcttcaaaatacagGTTTGCCAAGTATCTTGTTTCTAGATTCAAACTAATCtattttttccacatcaaaTTAATCTTACTTAAGCTGGTTTGTCAAGAGGGAAAATTCAAATCTCAACTTATATTTAAATGGAGGaaaagatgaattttaaaaaatgcttgttGACTATTAAGTTACACTGTGTAACTGCCATAAAAATTTGCAATATGTATGCCAAGAGGCACTCAGATAACACTGAAAAGCCAAAAGAGGGGTTGTTCCATTTTAAACgtctaattttaaaatcaggtGGAACTTTCTGCTAATTCTCAGCACAGgaatttttcctattttgtggggtttttggatGTGTTTTTGTTACATATAAAATAGATCCACACACTTTTGGATGGACTATATTTTTATGATCGTACTGAATGAAGAAAGCACTAAGTCAAGGTAGCCTTCAGTGTGTTAGCAAACAGAAGAGCAAGAGTACATCACCTGTTTATGGACTGTGAAGCTCAGTAGGTTATTGCTGGCAAACTCTTTGGAGGATCTTACAGTCAAATTGAATTTCAAAAAGTCATATCCTAAACCGAATCCTTCAGGCCTT
Coding sequences within it:
- the MAP1LC3C gene encoding microtubule-associated proteins 1A/1B light chain 3C; the protein is MRAAPGAQPDRPFKLRKSLATRREEVAGIRAKFPTKIPVIVERYQKEKYLPLLDKTKFLVPEELTMAQFITIIRSRMALTATQAFYLLVNNKSLASMSLTMAEVYRDYKDEDGFVYMTYASQEMFGCLLPTAQGKTMECFQKT